A section of the Humulus lupulus chromosome 2, drHumLupu1.1, whole genome shotgun sequence genome encodes:
- the LOC133818402 gene encoding uncharacterized protein LOC133818402 encodes MWRRVATLGQNLQNIRKSPRVADESMFGGGNNQAELPIIAHGRSPAIWKGLTIICSVVRAPILSLFSCFSQPSSHHVNGGGGGNNITAYGVWATGEFAQISEMNHLMVSDSMRYAILM; translated from the coding sequence ATGTGGCGTAGGGTGGCAACTCTAGGGCAAAACCTTCAGAACATAAGAAAGAGTCCAAGAGTGGCAGATGAGAGCATGTTTGGAGGCGGGAATAACCAAGCCGAGTTGCCAATCATCGCCCATGGAAGATCGCCGGCGATATGGAAAGGTTTGACGATCATATGCAGTGTGGTTCGGGCTCCGATTCTGTCCTTGTTCTCTTGCTTCTCTCAACCTTCTTCTCACCATGTTAATGGAGGTGGTGGTGGAAATAATATTACAGCTTATGGGGTTTGGGCCACAGGTGAGTTTGCTCAGATATCTGAGATGAACCATCTCATGGTAAGCGACAGCATGCGTTATGCAATATtgatgtga
- the LOC133814649 gene encoding exopolygalacturonase-like, whose product MARLGWSWGQKEQLGVDVVSHGWLAGTVAGGWQAGCRRQTACWARLSWGVADGRCQASNGLLGSARMPYSKNARHNPNLNNNPNRNLNLQQEVLLSMRHKSFQRYLVNIVPTTESLLAAWNGACASPTASKVVVPRGTFQLSGAMLQGPCKAPIDFDLEGTLQAPAVGPGYRSANIWVVFAYIDFLTISGTGTFDGQGPSAWGKKCDWNEFCGNLPINIRFNFVTNAIIQDVTSKDSMQFHVNLIGCTNVTFQYFHVLAPETSLNTDGIHIGKSTDIKIINTTIETGDDCISIGDGSKQITVNNVTCGPGHGISIGSLGKYPDEEPVQGVYVRSCTLKNTQNGVRIKTWPDSKPGAASDLHFADITMENVGNPVLIDQEYCPFNSCKDKLPSNVKISNVSFTGIRGSSSTPLAIKLVCSRGIPCENIVVSDIDLKYNGSEGPISSECKNVKPTATGIQNPPACSTTVAPT is encoded by the exons ATGGCACGGCTAGGCTGGTCATGGGGTCAAAAAGAGCAGTTGGGAGTTGACGTGGTGTCGCATGGTTGGCTGGCAGGGACGGTGGCAGGTGGCTGGCAGGCAGGCTGCAGGCGTCAGACGGCTTGCTGGGCTCGGCTCAGTTGGGGTGTGGCAGATGGCAGGTGTCAGGCGTCAAACGGCTTGCTTGGCTCGGCTCG gatgccttATAGTAAGAACGccagacacaatcccaatctcaatAACAATCCCAATCGCAATCTGAATCTTCAGCAGGAAGTGCTactgtcaatgagacacaagtcgtttcaaaggtacttggtcaacatcGTGCCCACAACTGAG AGTTTGTTAGCGGCTTGGAATGGGGCTTGTGCATCACCAACGGCAAGTAAAGTGGTGGTGCCCAGAGGGACATTCCAATTAAGCGGAGCAATGCTACAAGGACCGTGCAAGGCTCCAATTGATTTCGATTTGGAAGGCACATTGCAGGCCCCTGCAGTGGGCCCTGGTTACAGATCCGCAAATATTTGGGTCGTTTTTGCTTACATCGACTTCCTCACTATCTCTGGTACCGGCACTTTCGACGGTCAAGGCCCATCCGCATGGGGTAAAAAATGTGACTGGAATGAGTTCTGCGGTAACCTTCCCATT AATATAAGGTTCAACTTTGTGACGAACGCCATAATTCAAGACGTGACAAGCAAAGACAGCATGCAGTTTCACGTCAATCTTATCGGCTGCACGAACGTCACCTTCCAATACTTCCACGTGCTCGCACCCGAAACGAGCCTCAACACCGACGGAATCCACATCGGAAAGTCAACAGACATCAAGATTATCAACACTACAATTGAAACTGGCGACGACTGCATTTCCATCGGGGATGGCAGCAAGCAAATCACTGTCAACAATGTCACCTGCGGACCGGGCCATGGCATCAGCATCGGTAGTCTAGGAAAGTATCCGGACGAGGAGCCCGTACAGGGGGTTTACGTGAGAAGTTGCACATTGAAGAACACCCAGAACGGAGTCCGGATTAAGACTTGGCCCGACTCCAAACCTGGAGCAGCTTCCGACCTGCACTTTGCGGACATAACCATGGAGAACGTAGGCAACCCGGTGTTGATCGACCAAGAGTATTGCCCCTTCAACAGTTGCAAGGATAAACTTCCGTCCAATGTTAAAATCAGTAATGTAAGCTTTACGGGCATAAGGGGATCATCTTCTACCCCCCTTGCAATCAAACTGGTGTGCAGCCGTGGGATTCCCTGCGAGAACATTGTCGTTTCGGATATTGACTTGAAATACAACGGCAGCGAAGGGCCAATTTCTTCTGAGTGCAAAAATGTTAAGCCTACCGCGACCGGCATCCAGAACCCGCCGGCTTGCTCTACTACCGTCGCCCCTACttag